A window of Ruminiclostridium herbifermentans genomic DNA:
TCTCTGTATTCAATATGACTAGATCTTCTCTCGGTACAAAACGTACAGTGTCCCGTGCAAATATTATTCTTTGTAAGCATACAGTGTATATTACCATCACCATTTTTTGAATAATAGTAATCTTCAGCGAATTCCCAGTCAATTTTATTATTTCTATACAGCTTATGACTAGCCGATGTATTTCCTGGTGTGTATATATAAGGATACCCGCTTAATGGCTTACCTGACAAAAGATATTCCATGGGAATCTCACCATCACCTAGTATTATATAATCAACAAATGAGCAATTCTCAGCAATCTCTTCAAAATATATAGAAGCAAATGGTCCTCCAAAGATTATTTTTGCAGCTTTGTCATGATATTTAATCCTCTCCGCAATGCGCATTGCCTGAATTAAATTTTCTTGATTTATTGAGAAGCCATAATGAGTGTATTCATGAAAAGCATGTGAAAATATATAATCATCGCTTTGGTCGCTATCGAAAAAAAGCAAGTCGGTTTGTATACCTTGACGACGCAGATAACCTGCTAGTTGAGAAACTCCAAGATTAAAATAGTTCTTTTGCATAATAGATATTAATACAATTCTTTGATTATCCGTATTTAATTCACCTCCAAAATTTGATTACTTAAAGTAATTCAATATATCTTCGTCAACAATTATATCTTTATATTTTATTTCGTTTAGTTTTTCTTCTATCTCCTTTAGCTCATTAGCAGTAAATCCAGCATTTAGCAATTGATAGAAATAGGTAGTATCCATATTGCGCATAGTAGATGATTTAATTATTTTTGGCAGTTGAGCAGCAAGCTTTATAGCTAATTCTGAATTCATAGTTTTATGAGACCAATTATACATTGAACCCTTTAGTTCATATTTTTCAGCTTGATTTGCAATAGATGTTGAATGATCGTATATCCAAGGTTGTATAAAATAATAGTCAGGACGTATGTTATTAATAAAGTTAACAGTATCTTTAACTGTAGATAGTGTTTCTCCAGGAAATCCAATAAAAAAGAGACCTGTTGTCATTATATTGTATTTTTTAAGAAGACTATGTCCTCTAATATAATCTTGGATCTTGGCAGATTTATTCATAACATTTAGCATTTCTTGATTTCCAGACTCAAATCCTAAATGAACTGCCTGACAACCACTTTCCTTCATAAGTGATACTGCTTCTTCATCTAAATACTGGCATCGAGCAAAAGAATGCCATTTAAATTCAAATTTATTCCTTATCAACATCCTTAGCAGTTCTTTATACCGATTCATTGGAACATTAAATGTGGAGTCAGTAAAATTAATAATTTTTGTCTTTCCTATTCTTTTTAGCTGCTTAAGTTCATCCTCAACTTGAAGTATATCGAGTTGTCGATGTTTACCAGTATTTTGAGAGTAAATACAGAAATTACAACTAAACGGGCATGATACACTTGTTCTTATGGGGACATAAGTACCCAATTTATCCTCAAACAAACTCCAGTTTATATTATAGTTTTTGATATT
This region includes:
- a CDS encoding B12-binding domain-containing radical SAM protein, producing MKNLDCLLIGYTGNNLELEKSRILAVSQKPLNIENPFNLAIAYLGTLLDKLNISFQYIVSFEDDQKELIKKMQSHKFKAIAISTTFCINIDCVRNMVKIIRNIDSNVKIIIGGYFIAARIKQLDELERKILFKKIGADIYINSFYGESTLGEIILALKSGGDLNKIDNIYYKDKNKYHTKEAISDEYNIKNYNINWSLFEDKLGTYVPIRTSVSCPFSCNFCIYSQNTGKHRQLDILQVEDELKQLKRIGKTKIINFTDSTFNVPMNRYKELLRMLIRNKFEFKWHSFARCQYLDEEAVSLMKESGCQAVHLGFESGNQEMLNVMNKSAKIQDYIRGHSLLKKYNIMTTGLFFIGFPGETLSTVKDTVNFINNIRPDYYFIQPWIYDHSTSIANQAEKYELKGSMYNWSHKTMNSELAIKLAAQLPKIIKSSTMRNMDTTYFYQLLNAGFTANELKEIEEKLNEIKYKDIIVDEDILNYFK